The Herbaspirillum sp. RTI4 genome has a segment encoding these proteins:
- the rpoZ gene encoding DNA-directed RNA polymerase subunit omega, producing the protein MARITIEDCLGKISNPFQLTLVATYRTRQLLQGHTPKVNSRDKPTVIALREIAAGLVGIEMLKKVPA; encoded by the coding sequence ATGGCCCGTATCACCATCGAAGATTGCCTGGGAAAAATTTCCAACCCTTTCCAACTGACTCTGGTCGCGACTTATCGCACACGCCAGTTGCTGCAAGGTCATACCCCAAAGGTCAATTCCCGCGACAAGCCAACCGTGATTGCTCTGCGCGAAATCGCCGCCGGTCTGGTCGGCATTGAAATGCTGAAAAAAGTACCTGCTTAA
- the gmk gene encoding guanylate kinase: MSIHTPTSGSLFIVVAPSGAGKSTLVNALLQQEPAIRLSISYTTRPPRPGEQHGREYFFTDVPDFLKRQEEGEFLEWAEVHGNYYGTSRLMIGQQVKAGTDVLLEIDWQGAQQVRKQFPNVIGIFILPPSIAALEERLHKRGQDEPQVITRRILAAGGEIAHAPEFEYVIINQEFAIALSELTAIVKTARCRFPQQAARNASLFNQLGIHAAQI; the protein is encoded by the coding sequence ATGTCCATCCATACACCCACTTCTGGCAGCCTGTTTATTGTCGTCGCCCCTTCCGGCGCCGGCAAATCGACGCTGGTCAATGCGCTGCTGCAACAGGAACCGGCAATTCGCTTGTCGATTTCTTACACCACGCGCCCTCCGCGTCCCGGCGAACAACACGGGCGCGAGTATTTTTTCACCGATGTGCCGGATTTTCTGAAGCGTCAGGAAGAAGGCGAATTTCTGGAGTGGGCCGAGGTGCATGGCAATTATTACGGCACCTCGCGTCTGATGATAGGCCAGCAGGTCAAGGCCGGTACCGATGTGCTGCTGGAAATCGATTGGCAGGGCGCGCAGCAGGTGCGCAAGCAATTCCCGAACGTGATCGGCATTTTCATCCTGCCGCCCTCCATTGCGGCGCTGGAAGAGCGTCTGCACAAGCGCGGCCAGGACGAGCCGCAGGTCATTACGAGGCGCATTCTGGCCGCCGGCGGGGAAATCGCTCACGCTCCGGAGTTCGAATATGTTATTATTAATCAAGAGTTTGCAATAGCTTTGTCCGAATTAACTGCAATTGTCAAAACAGCGCGGTGCCGCTTCCCCCAGCAGGCTGCGCGCAATGCTTCTCTATTCAATCAGCTCGGCATCCATGCCGCGCAAATTTGA
- a CDS encoding ABC transporter ATP-binding protein, which produces MLQIHAIHTFYGESHILHGVDLHIEAGQSVGLLGRNGMGKTTLIRSLMGYLPVTSGSIEWRGTNVTGLPPERMARLGIGYVPEGRGIFPNLSVRENLIMSARTGISGRQDWTYDRVLETFPRLKERLTHGGQQLSGGEQQMVAIGRALMTNPELMVLDEATEGLAPLIVKDIWRVIREIGESGISTLIVDRNFRTVLAQTDRAVIIEKGCIVLAGNSAELAGSEAALKQYLGV; this is translated from the coding sequence ATGCTGCAAATTCACGCGATCCATACTTTTTACGGCGAAAGCCACATCCTGCATGGCGTCGACCTGCATATCGAGGCCGGTCAGTCGGTTGGTCTGCTGGGGCGCAATGGCATGGGGAAAACCACGCTGATCCGTTCGCTGATGGGTTATCTGCCGGTCACCTCGGGCAGCATTGAATGGCGCGGGACAAATGTCACCGGACTGCCGCCGGAACGCATGGCGCGGCTCGGTATCGGTTATGTGCCTGAGGGACGCGGAATTTTTCCGAATTTGTCAGTCCGTGAAAATCTGATCATGAGTGCGCGCACCGGTATCTCGGGACGGCAGGACTGGACTTACGATAGGGTGCTGGAGACTTTTCCGCGTCTGAAGGAGCGACTGACGCATGGCGGCCAGCAGCTTTCGGGCGGCGAGCAGCAAATGGTCGCCATAGGCCGGGCGCTGATGACGAACCCTGAACTGATGGTGCTGGATGAGGCCACCGAAGGACTGGCGCCGTTGATCGTCAAGGATATCTGGCGCGTCATCCGGGAGATCGGAGAGTCGGGCATCAGCACGCTGATCGTGGATCGCAATTTCCGTACTGTGCTGGCGCAGACCGACCGGGCGGTGATTATAGAAAAAGGCTGTATCGTGCTGGCCGGCAATTCGGCGGAGCTGGCGGGATCGGAGGCGGCGCTGAAACAATATCTGGGGGTATAG
- a CDS encoding ABC transporter ATP-binding protein, with the protein MDKQRSNTAPLLSAAGLTRRFGGLLAVDAVSVDLFVGEVHAVIGTNGAGKSTLINMLSGEIPPSSGEITLAGVPIGAWSQPRRARAGVGRSYQRTTIFHAFSVLENCRLAAQAALQRPWAWWQTAAHCAPTLHAAREAIDAAGLGDAEHTIAGSMSHGRQRQLEIAMCLATRPRVLLLDEPLAGMGAEETERMLAMLERLKQAHAVLLVEHDMDAVFRIADCITVMVNGQVIASGNPESIRTNPEVQLAYLGEAHPS; encoded by the coding sequence ATGGATAAGCAGCGCAGCAATACCGCGCCATTGCTGAGTGCGGCCGGTCTGACGCGGCGCTTCGGCGGTTTGCTGGCAGTGGATGCGGTGTCGGTCGATTTGTTTGTCGGTGAGGTGCATGCCGTCATTGGTACCAATGGGGCGGGGAAATCGACGCTGATTAATATGCTGTCGGGGGAAATCCCCCCCTCGTCGGGCGAAATTACGCTGGCCGGTGTGCCTATCGGCGCCTGGTCGCAACCGCGCCGCGCCCGCGCCGGAGTGGGTCGCAGCTATCAGCGCACGACTATTTTCCATGCCTTCAGCGTGCTGGAAAACTGTCGGCTGGCGGCACAGGCAGCGCTTCAGCGACCCTGGGCCTGGTGGCAAACGGCGGCCCACTGCGCCCCCACTCTGCACGCGGCGCGCGAAGCTATCGACGCCGCCGGTCTGGGCGATGCCGAACACACTATCGCTGGCAGCATGAGTCACGGCCGTCAGCGTCAGCTGGAAATTGCCATGTGTCTGGCAACCCGGCCGCGCGTGTTGCTGCTCGATGAGCCGCTGGCCGGTATGGGCGCGGAAGAAACCGAACGTATGCTGGCCATGCTGGAGCGCCTCAAGCAGGCACATGCGGTGCTGCTGGTGGAACATGATATGGATGCCGTATTTCGCATTGCCGACTGCATCACCGTGATGGTCAACGGTCAGGTGATTGCCAGCGGCAATCCTGAATCGATACGCACTAACCCTGAAGTGCAACTCGCCTATCTGGGCGAGGCCCACCCCTCCTGA
- a CDS encoding branched-chain amino acid ABC transporter permease: MSTSVSLYRSARLPLAALLIAAAMPWFLSEYTQSLLVNILIYAIFALSLELLVGTTGLVSLGHAAFSGVAAYVTALLMEVTGPGDMLLVLPAAMLGAGAYALFVGALSLRTRGVYFIMVTLAFAQMAFFIFHDTAIGGGSDGMYLSSRPSLALAGKVLIDLESPQQFYFFTLACLAVTYALLAVLLRSRFGRALAGIRLNEQRMRAVGFPTYGYKLAAFVIAGMLAGLAGFLMAARTGVVNPELLSWHESGAVLLMLILGGLGSLRGAVIGAAAFILLKEFYSSEAVFGPFALHWQMSLGVTMILCVALLPHGLIGLRFPLKLRSGLRAKQGVTHG, encoded by the coding sequence ATGTCCACGTCCGTTTCCCTTTACCGCAGCGCCCGGTTGCCGCTGGCGGCGCTGCTGATCGCCGCGGCCATGCCCTGGTTTCTAAGCGAGTACACGCAGAGCTTGCTGGTCAATATTCTGATTTATGCGATCTTTGCGCTCAGCCTGGAATTGCTGGTCGGCACCACCGGACTGGTGAGTCTGGGTCATGCGGCATTTTCCGGTGTCGCCGCGTATGTGACGGCGCTACTGATGGAGGTCACGGGACCGGGCGATATGCTGCTGGTTCTGCCGGCGGCCATGCTGGGCGCAGGGGCGTATGCCTTATTTGTGGGCGCCCTGTCGCTGCGCACCCGGGGGGTGTATTTCATCATGGTGACGCTGGCGTTTGCCCAGATGGCGTTTTTCATTTTCCATGACACCGCCATCGGCGGCGGCAGCGATGGGATGTATCTCAGCAGTCGCCCGAGTCTGGCGCTAGCCGGCAAGGTGCTGATCGATCTGGAATCACCACAACAATTTTATTTTTTCACGCTGGCTTGTCTGGCGGTCACTTATGCGCTGCTGGCGGTGCTGCTGCGTTCCCGCTTCGGGCGGGCGCTGGCCGGTATCCGTCTCAACGAACAGCGCATGCGGGCCGTCGGATTCCCTACCTATGGCTACAAGCTGGCGGCCTTTGTGATTGCCGGGATGCTGGCGGGACTGGCGGGATTTCTGATGGCGGCGCGTACCGGTGTGGTCAATCCAGAACTTTTGTCGTGGCATGAGTCGGGGGCGGTGCTGCTGATGCTGATCCTGGGCGGGCTGGGTAGTTTGCGCGGGGCGGTGATCGGTGCGGCGGCCTTCATTTTGCTCAAGGAGTTTTACTCGTCGGAAGCCGTGTTCGGCCCCTTTGCACTGCATTGGCAGATGTCGCTGGGCGTGACCATGATTCTGTGCGTGGCCTTGTTGCCGCACGGACTGATCGGTCTGCGTTTTCCACTGAAATTGCGTAGCGGTTTGCGCGCGAAACAAGGAGTGACGCATGGATAA
- a CDS encoding branched-chain amino acid ABC transporter permease, with translation MELSIFLVQCLNAIQYGLLLFLVASGLTLIFGIMGVINLAHGSFYMIGAYMAYALAPFFGDQFLLQMAVGVVLSVAFGFVLEWAFFSYLYQRNHLQQVLMTYSLILVFEEARSMLAGNDVHGVAIPAWLAGSIRLGDVMQYPIYNLFASAACIVVAIGLYLVVNRTRLGMMIRAGASNRDMVRGLGINIRLLYRIVFAAGVALAALAGMIAAPVSSVYPGMGGQILIICFVVVVIGGIGSISGALIAALLVGFVDTFGKVFFAQFSGLSIYLLMAVILIWRPQGLISKGY, from the coding sequence ATGGAACTCTCGATCTTTCTCGTCCAATGCCTGAATGCGATTCAGTATGGGCTTTTGCTGTTTCTGGTGGCCAGCGGGCTCACGCTTATCTTCGGCATCATGGGCGTCATCAATCTGGCGCATGGCAGTTTTTACATGATAGGCGCTTACATGGCCTATGCGCTGGCACCCTTTTTCGGCGATCAGTTTTTGCTGCAAATGGCGGTGGGCGTGGTCTTGTCGGTGGCGTTCGGGTTTGTTCTCGAATGGGCGTTTTTCAGTTATCTGTACCAGCGCAACCATTTGCAGCAGGTGCTGATGACGTACTCGCTGATTCTGGTATTTGAAGAGGCGCGCAGCATGCTGGCCGGTAACGATGTGCATGGCGTGGCGATTCCTGCCTGGCTGGCGGGCAGCATCCGGCTCGGTGATGTGATGCAGTATCCGATCTATAACCTGTTTGCGTCGGCGGCCTGCATCGTGGTCGCTATCGGCCTGTATCTGGTCGTCAATCGTACCCGGCTGGGCATGATGATTCGCGCCGGGGCCAGCAACCGCGATATGGTGCGCGGTCTGGGCATTAACATCCGTTTGCTGTACCGCATTGTGTTTGCCGCCGGGGTGGCGCTGGCTGCGCTGGCAGGGATGATTGCGGCACCGGTCAGTTCGGTCTATCCGGGCATGGGCGGGCAAATTCTGATTATCTGTTTTGTGGTGGTGGTCATCGGCGGCATCGGCTCGATTTCCGGTGCGCTGATCGCGGCGCTGCTGGTCGGTTTTGTCGATACCTTCGGTAAAGTCTTTTTCGCTCAGTTCAGCGGTCTCAGCATTTATCTGCTGATGGCGGTGATTCTGATCTGGCGGCCGCAAGGCTTAATCAGTAAAGGTTATTGA
- a CDS encoding ABC transporter substrate-binding protein: MVQAQQAQQAPIKVGLMLPATGTYAGLGDMIEKGFKLFVSEQGGKLAGRELQYFKVDDESDPAKATDNVNKLIKRDQVDVLIGTVHSGVAMAMAKAARESNTLLIVPNAGADVITGAMCAKNIFRTSFTNWQPAYAMGIVAAKNGHKKAMTITWNYAAGIESAKGFVEGFEKGGGKVTQNLTLPFPNVEFQALLTEIAAQKPDAVFAFFAGGGAVKFVKDYAASGLNKTIPLYGPGFLTDGTLEAQGAAAQGMSTTLHYADRLNTPRDNTFRLSFAKLYKTNADVYAVQGYDAAQLLAAGIKAVDGDIKKRDQMIAAMASSQIDSPRGKFTLSAAHNPVQDIYLRKVNGNLNEAQSVAIKALADPAKGCRM; this comes from the coding sequence ATGGTGCAGGCTCAGCAAGCACAGCAAGCGCCGATCAAGGTCGGTCTCATGCTCCCCGCAACCGGCACCTATGCCGGTCTGGGCGACATGATAGAAAAAGGCTTCAAGCTGTTTGTCAGCGAACAGGGCGGCAAGCTGGCCGGACGCGAGTTGCAATACTTCAAGGTGGACGATGAATCCGATCCGGCCAAGGCGACCGACAATGTCAACAAACTGATCAAGCGCGATCAGGTCGATGTGCTGATCGGCACAGTTCACTCGGGCGTGGCGATGGCCATGGCCAAGGCGGCGCGCGAAAGCAATACGCTGCTCATCGTGCCCAATGCCGGTGCCGACGTGATTACCGGCGCCATGTGCGCCAAGAATATTTTCCGCACCTCCTTTACCAATTGGCAACCGGCCTATGCAATGGGCATCGTTGCCGCCAAAAACGGCCATAAGAAAGCCATGACGATTACCTGGAATTACGCGGCGGGAATCGAATCGGCCAAGGGTTTCGTGGAAGGCTTTGAAAAAGGCGGCGGCAAAGTGACGCAAAACCTGACCTTGCCTTTCCCGAATGTGGAATTCCAGGCCTTGCTGACCGAAATTGCGGCGCAAAAACCGGATGCGGTCTTTGCCTTCTTTGCCGGTGGCGGTGCAGTGAAATTCGTCAAGGATTACGCGGCATCGGGACTCAACAAGACCATTCCTCTGTACGGCCCCGGCTTCCTGACCGATGGCACGCTGGAAGCGCAAGGCGCGGCGGCACAAGGCATGAGTACCACCTTGCACTATGCCGACCGGCTCAATACCCCGCGTGACAATACCTTCCGTCTGAGTTTTGCCAAGCTCTACAAGACCAATGCCGATGTGTATGCGGTGCAGGGCTACGATGCGGCGCAGTTGCTGGCAGCCGGTATCAAGGCGGTCGATGGCGATATCAAGAAGCGCGATCAAATGATCGCTGCCATGGCATCCAGCCAGATCGATAGCCCACGCGGGAAGTTCACGCTGTCTGCCGCGCACAATCCGGTGCAGGATATTTATCTGCGCAAGGTCAATGGCAATTTGAATGAAGCGCAAAGCGTGGCCATCAAGGCGCTGGCTGACCCGGCCAAAGGCTGCAGGATGTAA
- a CDS encoding alpha/beta hydrolase, translated as MTLPMTTSEQPIRCAHIQWREREIALEYQWVGAEKSDYPVVVFLHEGLGSIALWKDFPQQFCAQHGLKGLVFSRYGYGNSTPRPADERFPVDFMHQQAREVLPLFFKEVGVTSPWLFGHSDGGSIALLYAAFSPEQVSGIVVVAPHIFVEQMTVEAIAEARQAYLEQGLRGRIARYHTDVDSAFWGWNDVWLDPAFRSWDIEALLPAIRCPVLAVQGDQDEYGTMAQIQGIQQQVPHTVLSTLTGCGHSPHREQAEALSFIAANFITKTA; from the coding sequence ATGACCCTGCCAATGACCACGTCCGAACAGCCGATCCGCTGCGCCCACATCCAGTGGCGCGAGCGTGAAATTGCACTTGAATATCAATGGGTAGGCGCTGAAAAATCCGACTATCCCGTGGTCGTCTTTCTGCATGAAGGACTGGGGTCGATTGCGCTGTGGAAGGATTTTCCCCAGCAATTCTGCGCTCAACACGGGCTGAAGGGTCTGGTGTTTTCGCGCTACGGCTATGGCAACTCGACCCCACGCCCGGCCGACGAGCGATTCCCGGTGGACTTCATGCACCAGCAGGCGCGTGAAGTGCTGCCGCTCTTTTTCAAAGAGGTCGGCGTGACCTCGCCCTGGCTGTTCGGGCATAGCGACGGCGGCTCGATTGCGCTGTTGTATGCCGCTTTTTCCCCTGAGCAGGTGAGCGGCATTGTGGTGGTCGCGCCGCATATTTTTGTCGAACAGATGACGGTCGAGGCCATCGCTGAAGCGCGGCAGGCCTATCTGGAACAGGGCTTGCGCGGCCGCATCGCCCGCTACCACACGGATGTGGATTCGGCATTCTGGGGCTGGAACGATGTCTGGCTCGATCCGGCTTTCCGTTCATGGGATATCGAAGCCCTGTTGCCCGCCATTCGCTGCCCGGTTCTGGCGGTGCAAGGCGATCAGGATGAATACGGCACGATGGCGCAGATTCAGGGCATACAGCAGCAGGTGCCGCACACGGTTCTGTCCACACTCACCGGGTGCGGGCATTCGCCGCATCGGGAGCAAGCGGAAGCACTCAGTTTCATCGCAGCAAATTTCATCACCAAGACGGCCTGA
- a CDS encoding benzoate-CoA ligase family protein: protein MPHAEPGISFNFAHAILSLNQERAQKTAYIDDTQTLTYGELDLRVRQFAAALLGLGMRREERILLIMQDTVDLPVALLGAMFAGIVPVPVNTLLPAADYAYMLEHCGARMVVASEALWPVVEEALASVALQQTVKRQTMPQIILSGDGSITVPGATRLSHLLETPPLATDDYAHTLADDFAFWLYSSGSTGRPKGTVHSHANLHWTAELYGKPILGLRESDLVFSAAKLFFAYGLGNGLTFPLSVGATTILMAERPTPHAVFKRLVQHQPTVFYGVPTLYVAMLESPELPAKKQVALRICTSAGEALSKEVGEKFQRHFGCHILDGLGSTEMLHIFLSNRADDVHYGSTGLPVPGYTLELRDELGKPVPAGEIGDLYIRGPSAALLYWSNREKSRGTFVGDWVKSGDKYSIDAQGYYVYAGRSDDMLKVSGQYVSPIEVESVLMGHEAVLECAVIGMPDADGLTKTKAFIVLKKPELACDALADDLKKFVKTRLAPHKYPREIHFIDQLPKTATGKIQRFKLRAAQA, encoded by the coding sequence ATGCCACACGCAGAACCGGGAATCTCCTTCAATTTTGCCCACGCCATCCTCAGTCTGAATCAGGAACGGGCGCAGAAAACCGCCTATATCGACGACACCCAGACGCTCACTTATGGCGAACTCGATCTGCGGGTGCGCCAGTTTGCCGCCGCCCTGCTCGGTCTGGGCATGCGTCGCGAAGAACGGATTTTGCTGATCATGCAGGATACGGTCGATCTGCCGGTGGCGCTGCTCGGCGCCATGTTTGCCGGCATTGTGCCGGTGCCGGTCAACACCCTGCTGCCTGCGGCGGATTACGCCTATATGCTGGAACATTGCGGCGCGCGCATGGTGGTGGCATCCGAAGCGCTATGGCCGGTGGTAGAGGAAGCGCTGGCCAGCGTGGCCTTGCAACAGACAGTCAAGCGGCAAACCATGCCGCAAATCATTCTCTCGGGCGACGGCAGTATCACTGTGCCGGGCGCAACACGCTTGAGCCATTTGCTGGAAACTCCTCCGCTGGCCACCGACGACTACGCCCACACGCTGGCCGACGATTTTGCCTTCTGGCTTTATTCTTCCGGCTCAACCGGACGCCCGAAAGGGACGGTGCATTCGCACGCCAATCTGCACTGGACTGCCGAGCTGTATGGCAAACCCATCCTCGGTCTGCGCGAATCCGATCTGGTCTTTTCCGCCGCCAAGCTGTTCTTTGCCTATGGCCTCGGCAATGGCCTGACTTTTCCTTTAAGCGTCGGTGCGACCACGATTCTGATGGCCGAGCGCCCGACTCCGCACGCCGTTTTCAAGCGCCTCGTGCAGCACCAGCCGACCGTGTTTTACGGTGTCCCGACGCTGTACGTGGCAATGCTGGAGTCGCCGGAACTGCCCGCCAAAAAACAAGTAGCGCTGCGTATCTGCACCTCGGCAGGAGAAGCCTTGTCGAAGGAAGTCGGCGAAAAATTCCAGCGTCACTTTGGCTGCCACATTCTGGATGGCCTCGGATCGACTGAAATGCTGCACATCTTTCTGTCCAACCGGGCCGACGACGTGCATTACGGATCGACCGGCTTGCCGGTGCCCGGCTATACGCTGGAACTGCGCGACGAACTGGGCAAGCCCGTACCTGCCGGCGAGATCGGCGACCTGTACATCCGCGGCCCGAGCGCCGCCCTGCTCTACTGGTCGAACCGGGAAAAAAGCCGCGGCACCTTTGTCGGCGACTGGGTCAAAAGCGGCGACAAATACTCGATTGATGCGCAGGGCTACTATGTGTACGCCGGACGCAGCGACGACATGCTCAAGGTCAGCGGCCAGTATGTGTCGCCAATTGAAGTCGAGTCGGTGCTGATGGGGCATGAAGCCGTCCTGGAATGCGCCGTGATCGGCATGCCCGATGCGGATGGCCTGACCAAAACCAAAGCCTTCATCGTATTGAAAAAACCGGAGCTGGCCTGCGATGCGCTGGCCGACGATCTGAAAAAATTCGTCAAGACGCGTCTTGCGCCGCATAAATATCCGCGCGAAATCCACTTCATCGACCAGTTGCCGAAAACCGCGACCGGAAAAATCCAGCGCTTCAAACTGCGCGCAGCGCAGGCCTGA
- a CDS encoding DUF4863 family protein: MDVSAFQNLISVLTEELSGKPVDAALETYLNTSHGVGSQTFIALAAACATGVKEGWMCQREGGGIRYGRVIKPSDATHGFSVDVVDMEDIAGPHHTHPQGEIDLIMPLTDGALFDGHAAGWCVYAADSSHRPTVSQGRALVLYLLPQGAIQFTAAT; this comes from the coding sequence ATGGATGTATCCGCCTTTCAAAACCTGATCTCCGTTTTGACGGAAGAACTCTCCGGCAAGCCTGTCGATGCGGCCCTGGAAACCTATCTGAATACCTCGCATGGTGTTGGTAGCCAGACATTCATCGCCCTTGCCGCTGCCTGCGCTACGGGCGTCAAGGAAGGCTGGATGTGCCAGCGCGAAGGGGGCGGCATCCGTTATGGCCGCGTCATCAAGCCTTCCGACGCCACCCACGGTTTCAGCGTCGACGTGGTCGACATGGAAGACATTGCCGGCCCGCACCATACCCACCCGCAAGGCGAAATCGACCTGATCATGCCGCTGACCGACGGCGCGCTGTTCGACGGCCATGCCGCTGGCTGGTGCGTCTATGCCGCAGACAGTAGCCATCGGCCGACCGTTTCACAGGGCCGCGCACTGGTGCTGTATTTGTTGCCACAAGGCGCGATCCAGTTCACAGCGGCAACCTGA
- a CDS encoding helix-turn-helix transcriptional regulator, which translates to MNDSGKKTEMTLVAGAEEEKDPYLIALGERLRALRSRRGLTRKALARLADVSERHLANVESGVGNASIQFLRQLTGVLNCTLAEMIGDETATSPEWLMIREILRGRSDRELAEARTALSGVFETPTSERARRQRVALIGLRGAGKSSIGRMLADRWVVPFIELNRHIEVLAGCSVAEIHALYGPNAYRRYEFRALEDIIGRYPQAVIATPGGIVSDPATFNLLLSHCYTVWLQASPEEHMGRVVAQGDTRPMSGNKEAMQDLKEIIQSRTPFYSKADEVFDTSDMTQESAFLALDDQLRSVALPKL; encoded by the coding sequence ATGAACGACTCAGGTAAAAAGACAGAGATGACCCTGGTAGCCGGGGCAGAGGAAGAGAAAGACCCTTATTTAATTGCGCTCGGCGAGCGCTTGCGCGCCTTGCGTTCGCGGCGCGGGCTGACCCGCAAGGCGCTGGCGCGTCTGGCCGATGTGTCGGAGCGCCATCTGGCCAATGTCGAGTCCGGCGTCGGCAATGCCTCGATTCAGTTTTTGCGGCAACTGACCGGCGTACTCAATTGCACGCTGGCGGAAATGATCGGTGATGAAACCGCCACTTCGCCTGAATGGCTGATGATCCGGGAAATTCTGCGTGGCCGTTCCGACCGCGAACTGGCAGAGGCGCGTACCGCCTTATCCGGGGTATTCGAGACGCCGACCAGTGAGCGGGCGCGACGGCAGCGGGTGGCGCTGATCGGTTTGCGCGGCGCGGGGAAATCGTCGATAGGACGCATGCTGGCCGACCGCTGGGTCGTGCCTTTCATCGAGTTGAATCGTCATATAGAAGTGCTGGCCGGTTGCAGTGTGGCGGAAATCCATGCCTTGTATGGGCCGAATGCATATCGGCGCTATGAGTTCCGCGCGCTGGAAGACATCATCGGACGCTATCCGCAAGCGGTGATCGCGACGCCGGGCGGCATCGTCTCCGATCCGGCGACCTTCAATTTGCTGCTCTCGCATTGCTATACCGTCTGGCTGCAAGCCTCGCCGGAAGAGCATATGGGGCGCGTGGTGGCGCAGGGCGATACCCGGCCCATGTCCGGTAATAAAGAGGCGATGCAGGATCTGAAGGAAATCATTCAGAGCCGTACGCCGTTTTACTCGAAGGCAGATGAGGTATTCGATACCAGCGACATGACCCAGGAAAGCGCTTTCCTGGCGCTCGACGATCAGTTGCGCTCAGTCGCTCTTCCCAAACTTTAA